The genomic region ctttaaatttaaggccttaaaagacttaaaaaacagccagattttcatccaaggtcttaaatttaatttagtcaggtcttaaaattttaccttagttaattttagaaaagtgtagtttaatcgaaacgtccggaagtcagttctgtgttgtctgtgtttgtgcggggctacaggtgttggtacgtgttaattaattaaactacaaaacccataataaccgcaggcaggaaacggtccttgtcacgaaaagccttcacgcaattttgtgcctcatccccgccgtcttcgctatcgtcagtgccggtgttctgtcgatttttcctacccatcgaaaattcataccaaggcttactgcgcatgcgcaagtcgcttttacgtcactattttggtggccgcctactacacccatcgatttttcctgcctgctagcgaatttcaacagtgcagtactatttagtcctttcaatagtgcagtaagttaatttcttgtttataattccttctttgtttgcaattgctatgttttcaactgtgcattaagttaactagttgattaaaatgttttaaacagcgCCGTTTTACTACCTGTTATTACCTATTtatagggacttggatatttccgcatgataatgattgagccgtgTAATAATACACtaatacgcaaaataaaacttttattttaaagctcatcctactttttaaacgctgatttgcgctacattacaacgtttccataaggtaaacaaactagagatacgtctacaatactactttttaaacactGATTTGCActacattacaacgtttccataaggtaaacaaactaagagatacgtctacaaatactactttttaaacgctggtttgcgctacattacgacgtttccataaggtaaacaaactaagagatacgtctacaaatacgcgatgccaacggacacggtaggaacattcgacaaggtaggaaaattcgacagactAGTCTATGGGGTTGTTAAGCTGTGACGCATCATCTTTGCGAAACTTCACGTCCGGGTCCAAACACTTGCTGCATTGAGTCCCTTAATATGCCGCAGTGCTGTGTGCCCTGCTGTTTTAACAGATCCGAGTCTAAAACAACGACCCTTTTGTCTTTCTACCGCTTTCCTtgcaatgagaaagagagaagaaaatggGTGCAGTTGATAAGGTAAGTTCtatttctaaaaaaaatctTGACAGTGCCTCCGTGGGCgctaatgctagctagctaaccccacagagaaaaaaaagccaACTTGCCCCTTTTTGGATTGCTTGATATTCTAGCTATGGGTTTAATACAATGTTTCTTGCCACATACAGATATTTtagttcttgttttgttttatttgttgtccaGCTAAAGTAAAACTAAAGTAAAGATAGCTCTGGTTAACTTAGCTAGTGGCGCTAACACTAGCTAGATTAGCTAGCTCGTAAAAGGCAACACCAGGATATCTTTTCGGATATCCTTGATATATtgtatggatacacacacaacagttaGCTGATCAGGAGTGTCCGTAAAAATACCAAGCAAAAATACAGCTGATGCTACTGTTGCATCCTATATTTACCTTTTTCAGTATGCATATACATTACTGCTTAGCCCGTTTCCATTAGTTTATTACTGCCGTACACTTACCATACATAATTCTCACATTTtattgcaatatatatatatacacacacaattttataaGGTCCTTATTTCTTTAGCACTTTGTTAGAGGAACCCAAGTAAGCTGTGACTAATGATTAATGataattttttcttcttttacagACGTGAAAACTTCACCCCAAACTGCAACTCCAGGGTGTGTAGTTGGCACTTTCCCAATGGCAAAGCTGCTGGACCTTCGCGATTCGCTTGGAACCAGGGAAAGGCTTTTCATTTTCCTGACCACCCCAGCAATCCCCCTAAGCAGAAGAAGCAGATTGTCCCTTCCAGTGATGATGCAacagacacaggacacacagctgACATGGCAACCCCACAAACCCCTACTACATCCCAACCAAGTCTTGTCATGCTTGAGGTTGAGAATGACATGCTTAGAGAAGAGAACAAAAAATTGAAAGAACAGTTGgagaaacaaaagcaaaccTTTTCTTTCAGTCAGATTTCCTCCCATCCTAACAAAGTCCAATACTACACTGGATTACCTGATGCTGCCACAGTATTTTTTTTGGAAGCACTTCTTTCTAGATTTGAGCTACAGTATCATTCTGATTGGACTGTCCAAATTATGCCCCTTATTGATCAGTTACTCCTTACTTTGATGAAGCttaaattgaattgtggccatgTAGACCTTGCAACAAGGTTTAATTGTAGCACAGCAACTGTAACTAACATCTTTACCACCATCATCTGTGCTCTGTATGATATTTTGTATGTCGGTCTACTTGAAAACATCCCCTCCACGGCCAAGAATCAGACTTCGCTGCCAGACTGCTTCCGACCTTTTCCTAACTGTAGAATAGTCCTTGACTGCACAGAGGTTGCTGTCTCCAACACAGAGAGGCTTGACACACAGTGTCATTTGTACAGCCACTACAAAGGACGGACCACGCTAAAGGCTCTAATTGGTGTGGCTCCCAATGGTGTGATTACTTTTGCCAGTAACCTGTACGGTGGGAGCGCCTCAGACAAGTCAATAACAGCTGACAGTGGACTTCTCCAACATCTACAAGCAGGTGATCTGGTTATTGCAGACAAGGGCTTCACAATTCGGGACATTTTGCCAGAGGGAGTTCTTCTTAACACCCCGTCTTTCTTGCTCAACGGACAGTTTACACAGGAGGAAGTAAACAATAACAGACTTATCTCCTGTGCAAGGATACATGTGGAGCGGTCTATTCAGAGGCTGaaactgttttgcattttggacCACATCCCTTACCAGTACAGGAAAAATGTTAACAAGATActgaaagtatgtgtgtgtcttacaaatTTGCAAACCCCAATTCTCCGTGAAATTCAATGAAATATCTGATGTATGTAAATCAGTTAGCAGGACAGTGGCAAATTAAAACatgtttacaattattgtgACTGAAGAATGATTTACACAACTTTGCAGAAAACctttattaaaaaagtaaaaccagattaaaatgtttgtcttttttacaTTCAGGTAAATGTACATTCAGATGTAGGTTGCCTTGGATCTGATGCCAATAGTGGTGAGTTTGTTTTAGTTTGAGGGAACTTGTCTCTTCATCCAGCTCTAGAAAAaagtctctcttactctctgctGCCTGCTGGACAGTCTTAGTTCTGGCGGACCATGGGCATTTCACCTCAATGATGCAGTCATCAGACACTGTCCCATCTGGAGATCCACCAAGTAGACCACTGTCAGACAGGAACAATCCCCTCTCCTGGATCACCACACCAGCGTCCGCTGTGTACTGCTGCTTTGCCCGCGACTCATGTAGGATTCCCCAATCACATGCCTTTAATAAAAACACAGTCACTTACTCTTAGATACACATAACTTAAGTTGAAATATTCATGAAGACCCACAACTTACTTTAGATCCTTCTTTGAGGTTGTActggccaagcagtgttttgaataaggaagggggGTAAGATTTCCAGGTTTGGAAACCGCAACTTAAAACTGCATAGCGTTAAGCTAATAAACCATGCAACATTGACATCAATTGCAAATTATTTACTAACCTCGTGATGTGGATGGGGCCATCTCAGATACTCTCTTGGCTGCAATTTCGTCCGTTTTCGGTGTCTTCGCCCTTTTCCACACGCATTCTACATCGGTGCGGGACACGTTTTTCTCCACCCAAATCAACAAGGCTGCCATATGATGGCACTTGTCTTTACCGATTGGGCAAACGCAGCTGCTGTACCTCACTGCCTGACCCTCAACGTGTACCTGTATTAAACGTTATTTGACCCATACTCACTTCAGTCACCACACCTCAACCTCAATTCACCTCAACTCACCTCAACCTCGTAAATCGTCTTTTTCATGGACGCCTGGACTCTACCCCTAAATATACCACCTGGGAGAACAGATACACTTAGTACTCTATTGGAGTTGAAAGAGTTTAGACCTTTTTTAACCCTCAATGGTGCCTCACTAAAGAACGAAGTTATCGTAAACAGGTTTACAGGCTCCGCCATCCTTGTTTGTTTGGACCCGGAAGCGGCTGAAACGTCACGCGTGTCGTCACACTTAACAAGCGGATAAATACTCGCTGCCAGCTGatacggtaggaaaattcgacaaagtaggaaaatccgacagaacaccgggtcccgccggactccaccgcagtatcactagtgcttcggctaatgatattcgggctacattaggatagagtgacggcaatgttccctggttcgaatatcgcgaaaaagttttcgtgtggactaaacaaatcgcatatatagctagatttggcttggcagacttcatcaagagagagttgatacgctcttaccgggccgtatgtgttaatgttcgatgaaagctttaattcaaccacaaaatccaaacggctggatcttcatgttcggttctggagcaatggatatgtgcaatcgaggtacatgggctctcatttcatgggccatgaaacagcgcaggatctaccaaaacttatcaaagtaagtgatccttacttatgctccacttatgtcttcttttcaatgtgttaaccattttatacaattaggctacaatacaaaaacatctcagaaccatgtactgtccatggcattgagttagagaaatgtttcaatgcatgctaaatcccagctagaggaaataaaaatatatttactgtgttaaatcatgtaaaataaaaaaaaacaacaactatgccctgtagatgggttatgtcatgttttgaaacatgttccactgtcccatgctctgtttcatggattgcacatggttttatttacattggactgatgtattgccttttagtgggcatatatacatagggtaaaaacaggtagtgtgtcccaacattttcaatgttaacattcaaattcatattcagcatggctagacaaagtaagttggtttcatcgggataataaatagaaaagaaggtaggaggttaaaaaagttttgtgtgttaagatacagatggcctggggaaagaaaattctgagcctttatttaattagttaattttataatttcatttatttcagtaatttaaccaaaatgtaacattttaataaattttatcagctgcagggtgtgaggattttggtcaaaccatgccttagacatacttgaagataggctgagtctacatgttgttaaatgtataatgtgtgtatgattatttaattaaacaaggaggtggaggcagaaaacatgcaagaggacacaactggcacacacagactcatatgtgactgtcacaatgcatggaggtgtcacaggttcccctcaccaaggaactcttagcatctgtgggtgcagcccggtcaaaatactgactctttctggatcaggaatgaatcaggaaagaaaaggaatcccagagccagaaaagagagctgactgagcagtctttagaggaccttaagaaaaggaagaaaagcttggaAGACGTATCCACTTGTCTTGCTAGAGAGGCAAATTCTCTTGCAGAAGAAGCTGAGGGCAAGACTGGATCCAAGATGGCTCAGCTCCTTTCCaagtcaaatgctgagattggtactgaaaaggaagaactcagagatatgtagggtgaggttgtatgtagatatgctagtgttgtgttggtaaggttgcttgggttgagaatgttactattttgattatctgttttaatactgaattaatgtaatcctgtaactaaattaatcaaaataaaatgttaagagtttctgggatcattggattgtttgtggtaatatgttgtgttggtcttaaatttcactgagaatggtcttaaaaggtcttacaaaagtcttaaatttaacTCACTGAAACCTGCAAGAACCCTGTAACTGTTTTGGATCTGCTCACTGTATATCTTGCTCTATTTAGCGAATGCGTCTACCTACTTATTGCTCAGTGCCCCTGGTGTTACACCATGATGACTGTTGATGAGTAGACACACCTAATCTTTGGACACATTGTTTTTGGAATGTGATGCCACAATCATCcagtgtctgtctctccatgtcaGACCATGTAGAAGTGACTTTCAGTCTATGGCGGATAAAAACAAATCCTAGTTATTGTTTCTAATGACCTAGCTGTGTTTCTAAACATGTATGCCAATTAAATACTGCCTTGATAATATACTGATATTTCTTTTGTACTCCAGTGtatacttttatttaaattgtttttttttttgtttgtttctgcccCAGGTAAAGCCAAGAACAGTGGTCA from Brachyhypopomus gauderio isolate BG-103 unplaced genomic scaffold, BGAUD_0.2 sc315, whole genome shotgun sequence harbors:
- the LOC143504692 gene encoding uncharacterized protein LOC143504692; translation: MPQCCVPCCFNRSESKTTTLLSFYRFPCNEKERRKWVQLIRRENFTPNCNSRVCSWHFPNGKAAGPSRFAWNQGKAFHFPDHPSNPPKQKKQIVPSSDDATDTGHTADMATPQTPTTSQPSLVMLEVENDMLREENKKLKEQLEKQKQTFSFSQISSHPNKVQYYTGLPDAATVFFLEALLSRFELQYHSDWTVQIMPLIDQLLLTLMKLKLNCGHVDLATRFNCSTATVTNIFTTIICALYDILYVGLLENIPSTAKNQTSLPDCFRPFPNCRIVLDCTEVAVSNTERLDTQCHLYSHYKGRTTLKALIGVAPNGVITFASNLYGGSASDKSITADSGLLQHLQAGDLVIADKGFTIRDILPEGVLLNTPSFLLNGQFTQEEVNNNRLISCARIHVERSIQRLKLFCILDHIPYQYRKNVNKILKVCVCLTNLQTPILREIQ